One genomic window of Indioceanicola profundi includes the following:
- the infC gene encoding translation initiation factor IF-3 has translation MARPSTTDREPQRDGPRINREINVRSVRLVDANGEMVGVVSLRDALFAAEEAGLDLVEVSPNADPPVCKILDYGKFKYEAQKKANEARKKQKVIEVKEIKLRPGIDEHDYEIKMRNMRRFIEEGDKVKVTMRFRGREMAHQNLGMDVLVRVRDELEEMAKVEQMPRLEGRQMVMVLAPR, from the coding sequence ATAGCCAGGCCGTCCACCACTGATCGGGAGCCCCAGCGCGATGGCCCCCGGATCAATCGCGAGATCAATGTCCGTTCCGTCCGCCTTGTTGATGCCAATGGCGAAATGGTTGGCGTCGTCAGCCTGCGCGACGCACTGTTCGCCGCCGAAGAGGCCGGCCTCGACCTTGTCGAGGTGAGCCCCAATGCCGACCCGCCGGTCTGCAAGATCCTCGACTATGGCAAGTTCAAGTACGAGGCGCAGAAGAAGGCCAACGAGGCGCGCAAGAAGCAGAAGGTCATCGAGGTCAAGGAGATCAAGCTCCGCCCCGGCATCGATGAGCACGACTACGAGATCAAGATGCGCAACATGAGGCGCTTCATCGAGGAAGGCGACAAGGTGAAGGTCACCATGCGCTTCCGCGGGCGTGAAATGGCGCACCAGAATCTCGGTATGGACGTGCTGGTGCGCGTGCGCGACGAACTTGAGGAAATGGCCAAGGTCGAACAGATGCCGCGCCTGGAAGGCCGGCAGATGGTCATGGTGCTGGCGCCGCGCTGA